One genomic region from Rhodospirillaceae bacterium encodes:
- a CDS encoding ABC transporter substrate-binding protein gives MFRKILAAFTAFGLAALGAGHASAQSFDCAGGAITIGMAKAQTGGFAFFDNVDARGALIAIEQINEKGGIGGCPIKVIRGDTQSDPAKARQVAEELIAQGAQLLIVPADFDIGVGASQAAQAAGILSFSCAASSTAWTQAVGPHHFTAAITIEDSGKAQAVFANQKGWKRMYVVVNAAFNFFTALEKTFRDNFAGEIVATDTVANDATDYSANVSKIRRLGDKVDAVYLNDYFPHVGTFIRQLRAAGVNLPILGNSTFSSKALPKVVGAKALSNVYYIAQGFYEGRNLDPAVADLVKRYEKKYGTFPENLNVLPGYQGMLLLADALRKAGSVDAAKISAALSSQTNVALPGSTLYRWKNRHPVRSATVIGFDAKGEFVKVQSVDPR, from the coding sequence ATGTTTCGCAAAATTCTTGCTGCGTTCACGGCGTTTGGCCTGGCGGCCCTTGGAGCCGGACACGCATCGGCACAGTCGTTCGATTGTGCGGGCGGGGCTATCACCATCGGGATGGCTAAAGCGCAAACCGGCGGTTTCGCCTTTTTCGACAATGTCGATGCGCGGGGCGCGCTTATCGCCATCGAACAGATCAACGAAAAGGGCGGTATCGGAGGCTGCCCGATCAAGGTCATACGCGGCGATACGCAATCCGATCCGGCCAAGGCGCGTCAGGTTGCCGAAGAACTGATCGCACAGGGCGCTCAGCTTCTGATCGTGCCGGCGGATTTCGACATCGGCGTGGGTGCGTCTCAGGCAGCGCAGGCGGCCGGCATCCTCAGCTTCTCTTGCGCGGCATCGTCGACGGCGTGGACACAGGCGGTCGGGCCGCATCATTTTACGGCCGCGATTACGATTGAGGATTCGGGCAAGGCTCAAGCGGTGTTCGCCAACCAGAAAGGCTGGAAGCGGATGTACGTCGTGGTCAACGCCGCTTTCAACTTCTTTACGGCGTTGGAAAAGACCTTTCGCGATAACTTTGCCGGTGAAATCGTTGCCACCGACACCGTCGCCAACGATGCAACCGACTACTCCGCGAACGTGTCCAAGATTCGCCGGCTTGGCGACAAGGTCGACGCGGTTTACCTGAACGACTACTTCCCGCATGTGGGAACTTTCATCCGGCAGCTCCGCGCTGCCGGCGTCAATCTGCCGATTCTGGGGAATTCGACTTTTTCTTCCAAGGCGCTGCCCAAAGTTGTCGGCGCGAAGGCGCTGAGCAACGTCTATTACATTGCGCAGGGCTTTTATGAGGGGCGAAACCTCGATCCGGCGGTTGCCGATCTCGTGAAGCGCTACGAGAAAAAGTACGGAACGTTTCCGGAGAACCTGAATGTGCTCCCCGGTTATCAGGGGATGCTGTTGCTGGCGGATGCGTTAAGAAAAGCCGGTTCCGTGGATGCCGCAAAGATCTCTGCGGCTCTGAGTAGCCAGACCAACGTTGCGCTGCCAGGATCCACGCTTTACCGCTGGAAGAATCGCCATCCGGTACGCAGCGCAACCGTGATCGGGTTCGATGCCAAAGGCGAGTTCGTGAAGGTGCAGTCAGTCGATCCTCGCTGA